A section of the Malus sylvestris chromosome 17, drMalSylv7.2, whole genome shotgun sequence genome encodes:
- the LOC126610178 gene encoding nuclear pore complex protein NUP50A-like: MADSENALPLNKKRAAGRELSRDNPGLDDEDDASDAEIGTFKRASEEVLATRRIVKVRRQQCTSAPASNTSNPFAGIRLVPPTGATAAPAAASAPPASETRVSDEDNKQPESKVEQADQAGDDSAADKENVAKENNEVSSEATEQPEPAVGENKTNEGDAVNEEEENAEIEDKKDNEDKKDGEDKKDNKNENVDPSPEGNSLSSFQQLSSSQNAFTNISGTGFSTSSFSFGLISKDGSALGTGSGSLFGSNNDQPSGLGLSRNGSSSLFGTSGPSVVPKSDGGAFPPLQEISVETGEENEKVVFTADAALFEFIDGGWKERGKGDLKVNVSESEKARLVMRLKGIRKVILNASLYPDMKLTNMEKKGVTFACMNSIDEKKDGLSTFALKFKDGSIVEEFRAAVTAHKDKGKAFTAMKTPENSPKASDD; the protein is encoded by the coding sequence ATGGCGGATTCGGAAAATGCCCTTCCACTTAATAAGAAGCGAGCTGCTGGGAGGGAACTGTCTCGGGATAACCCAGGCCTTGATGACGAGGACGATGCTTCTGATGCAGAGATTGGAACTTTCAAGAGGGCCAGTGAGGAGGTACTGGCCACCAGAAGAATTGTGAAGGTTCGTCGCCAGCAGTGTACATCTGCCCCCGCATCTAATACTTCCAATCCTTTTGCTGGTATACGCTTGGTTCCTCCAACAGGAGCAACTGCAGCCCCTGCTGCAGCTAGCGCACCACCTGCCAGTGAGACACGAGTTTCAGATGAGGATAATAAGCAGCCAGAAAGCAAGGTTGAACAGGCTGATCAAGCTGGGGATGACTCTGCTGCAGATAAGGAGAATGTTGCGAAGGAGAACAATGAAGTTTCCAGTGAGGCAACGGAACAACCTGAACCAGCTGTGGGTGAAAATAAGACAAATGAGGGTGATGCAGTAAATGAGGAAGAGGAAAATGCcgaaattgaagataagaaagatAACGAAGATAAGAAAGATGGAGAAGATAAGAAAGATAACAAAAACGAAAATGTTGATCCAAGTCCGGAAGGTAACTCATTGAGCTCATTCCAACAGCTTTCGAGTAGCCAAAATGCCTTCACAAATATCTCTGGAACTGGGTTCTCCACGTCCAGTTTTTCATTTGGGCTTATTTCAAAGGATGGGTCTGCATTGGGTACTGGCTCTGGTTCACTTTTTGGATCAAACAATGATCAGCCTTCTGGTCTTGGTCTCTCGCGTAATGGAAGTTCTTCACTCTTTGGCACATCAGGGCCCTCAGTTGTACCTAAGAGTGATGGTGGTGCCTTCCCTCCATTGCAAGAGATTTCAGTTGAGACTggggaagaaaatgagaaagtGGTTTTCACTGCTGATGCTGCGTTGTTTGAATTTATTGATGGAGGCTGGAAGGAACGTGGAAAGGGAGATCTGAAAGTTAATGTATCTGAATCTGAGAAAGCCAGACTTGTTATGAGACTCAAGGGAATTAGGAAGGTAATTCTGAATGCAAGCCTTTACCCAGACATGAAGCTCACGAACATGGAGAAGAAAGGTGTAACATTTGCCTGCATGAACAGTATTGATGAAAAGAAGGATGGGCTTTCCACCTTTGCTTTGAAGTTCAAGGATGGTTCCATAGTCGAGGAATTTCGTGCTGCTGTTACAGCACATAAAGATAAAGGTAAGGCATTTACAGCTATGAAGACTCCTGAAAATTCTCCCAAGGCATCTGATGATTAA